From the genome of Helicobacter pylori, one region includes:
- the cysS gene encoding cysteine--tRNA ligase produces MFIYDTKLKQKVPFEPLVEKKANIYVCGPTVYDDAHLGHARSAIAFDLLRRTLELSGYEVVLVRNFTDIDDKIINKALKENKSIQELSSIYIESYTRDLNALNVKKPSLEPKASEYLDAMVGMIETLLEKNIAYQVSNGDIYLDTSKDKDYGSLSVHNSSIEFGRIGLVQEKRLEQDFVLWKSYKGDNDVGFDSPLGKGRPGWHIECSSMVFETLALTNTSYQIDIHAGGADLLFPHHENEACQTRCAFGVELAKYWMHNGFVNINNEKMSKSLGNSFFIKDALKNYDGEILRNYLLGVHYRSVLNFNEEDLLVSKKRLDKIYRLKQRVLGTLGGINPNFKKEILECMQDDLNISKALSVLESMLSSTNEKLDQNPKNKALKGEILANLKFIEELLGIGFKDPTIYFQLGVSESEKQEIESKIEERKRAKEQKDFLKADSIREELLKQKIALMDTPQGTIWEKFF; encoded by the coding sequence ATGTTTATTTATGATACCAAATTAAAACAAAAAGTCCCTTTTGAGCCTTTAGTTGAAAAAAAGGCGAATATTTATGTGTGCGGGCCTACGGTGTATGATGACGCTCATTTAGGGCATGCCAGGAGCGCGATTGCTTTTGATTTGCTAAGGCGCACGCTTGAATTGAGCGGCTATGAAGTGGTGCTAGTAAGGAATTTCACGGATATTGACGACAAGATCATCAACAAAGCCTTAAAAGAAAACAAAAGCATTCAAGAATTAAGCAGTATTTATATTGAATCTTACACGAGGGATTTAAACGCTTTAAATGTGAAAAAACCCAGCCTAGAGCCTAAAGCGAGCGAGTATTTAGACGCTATGGTGGGTATGATTGAAACGCTTTTAGAAAAAAATATCGCTTATCAGGTCTCTAATGGGGATATTTATTTAGACACGAGCAAGGATAAAGATTACGGCTCTTTGAGCGTGCATAATAGCAGCATTGAATTTGGCCGTATTGGTTTGGTGCAAGAAAAACGGCTTGAGCAGGATTTTGTTTTATGGAAAAGCTATAAGGGGGATAATGATGTGGGCTTTGATAGCCCTTTAGGCAAAGGGCGCCCTGGCTGGCATATAGAATGCTCTAGCATGGTTTTTGAAACTTTAGCGCTCACTAACACCTCTTATCAAATTGACATCCATGCAGGCGGAGCGGATTTGTTATTCCCCCACCATGAAAATGAAGCGTGCCAAACCCGTTGCGCCTTTGGCGTGGAGCTTGCTAAATACTGGATGCATAATGGCTTTGTGAATATCAATAACGAAAAAATGTCTAAAAGTTTAGGGAATAGCTTTTTTATTAAAGACGCTCTCAAAAACTATGATGGCGAAATTTTGCGTAATTACTTACTAGGGGTGCATTATCGCTCTGTTTTGAATTTCAATGAAGAAGACTTGTTAGTGAGTAAAAAACGCTTGGATAAAATCTATCGCCTAAAACAGCGCGTTTTAGGGACTCTTGGAGGAATAAATCCTAACTTTAAAAAAGAAATTTTAGAATGCATGCAAGATGATTTAAACATTTCTAAAGCGTTGAGCGTTTTAGAAAGCATGCTTTCTTCTACTAATGAAAAACTTGATCAAAACCCCAAAAACAAGGCTTTAAAGGGCGAAATTTTAGCGAATTTGAAATTCATAGAAGAACTGCTTGGCATCGGGTTTAAAGACCCTACTATCTATTTCCAATTAGGCGTGAGTGAAAGCGAAAAACAAGAAATTGAAAGCAAGATAGAAGAAAGAAAACGCGCCAAAGAACAAAAAGATTTTTTAAAAGCCGATAGCATCAGAGAAGAGCTTTTGAAACAAAAAATCGCTTTGATGGACACCCCACAAGGCACGATTTGGGAGAAGTTTTTTTAA
- the ruvC gene encoding crossover junction endodeoxyribonuclease RuvC, which translates to MRILGIDPGSRKCGYAIISHTSNKLSLITAGFINITTTRLQEQILDLIEALDCLLDRYEVNEVAIEDIFFGYNPKSVIKLAQFRGALSLKILERIGNFSEYTPLQVKKALTGNGKAAKEQVAFMVKRLLNITSEIKPLDISDAIAVAITHAQRLKPY; encoded by the coding sequence ATGCGTATTTTAGGAATAGATCCGGGCAGTAGGAAATGCGGGTATGCTATTATCTCTCACACTTCTAACAAGCTTTCTTTAATCACGGCCGGGTTCATTAATATCACCACGACACGCTTGCAAGAACAGATTTTAGACTTGATAGAAGCCTTAGATTGCTTATTGGATCGTTACGAAGTCAATGAAGTGGCAATTGAAGATATTTTTTTTGGGTATAACCCTAAAAGCGTGATTAAGCTCGCGCAATTCAGGGGGGCGTTGTCCTTAAAGATTTTAGAAAGGATTGGTAATTTTAGCGAATACACGCCCTTACAAGTCAAAAAAGCTCTGACCGGTAACGGGAAAGCCGCTAAAGAGCAAGTGGCCTTTATGGTCAAACGCTTGCTTAACATCACAAGCGAAATCAAGCCTTTGGATATTAGCGATGCGATAGCCGTTGCTATCACGCATGCGCAACGATTGAAGCCCTACTAA
- a CDS encoding FapA family protein produces the protein MSLEHFAPIKVERCKDIQNELKKAAAENKLQTEDLWFEILKTSIFIKNSAKDDFSEAFGGELQQLEEDEYYEKKELTLYQTHDIKIKSNAYKRFFEVEVDENLSGIEIVLDECFIVLDTEEHYQEMFAYIKERLAFEGVVFRHLPQMYENLKTELRKYKKEAQNKRFILYASSTFIPNTEEQSHFLLEEEYLPTHTIPLSDQEESFVKENYYIAKENQKVACVNYPKQGRDGRNLKGLYIELPKAANSPTPIGHDKNAFEEREENNALVYYSKALQGVKMEKGRLVSKQNFIFKNGIKSIETPNLLGGVESALVLEIQAKDELSDAIDSNLILEASAINIKGNVGKNVILVAKEITIEGQIHPESYVYANKARITNHKGVCYAKEFECKYLERAKVYANSVKVEASAGSVVYAKEIALEKLKSDNKLYFSKQCLIDEVDGNGNRFIFYAFGGRENQEELKAAKQKLNALGLKSKKIIAQHQSLNHLVKNNQAIMEKLKNATEEIKRSLMQQESVKDAYSEFMFALKRLKILKAQMLELQKINNECYAKLISIENSFQHASVMTKNPFKQENIVIYHRNYPKVSNLSAMLSHNESVNVIYEDHKIKKVPKSAIKG, from the coding sequence ATGAGCTTGGAGCATTTTGCCCCTATAAAAGTTGAGCGGTGCAAAGACATTCAAAACGAATTAAAAAAAGCGGCTGCTGAAAATAAATTACAAACAGAAGATCTATGGTTTGAGATTTTAAAAACTTCTATTTTTATCAAAAACAGCGCTAAAGACGATTTTAGCGAGGCTTTTGGTGGGGAATTGCAACAATTAGAAGAAGATGAATACTATGAAAAAAAAGAGCTAACCCTTTATCAAACCCACGACATTAAAATCAAATCAAACGCTTATAAGCGCTTTTTTGAAGTGGAAGTGGATGAAAATTTGAGTGGGATAGAAATTGTTTTAGACGAGTGTTTTATTGTCCTAGACACTGAAGAGCATTACCAAGAAATGTTTGCGTATATTAAAGAGCGTTTAGCCTTTGAGGGCGTGGTGTTCCGCCATCTTCCACAAATGTATGAAAATTTAAAAACAGAATTAAGAAAATATAAAAAAGAAGCCCAAAATAAGCGCTTTATTTTATACGCTTCTTCAACCTTTATCCCCAATACAGAAGAACAATCCCATTTTTTATTAGAAGAAGAATACCTTCCAACGCATACCATTCCCTTAAGCGATCAAGAAGAATCGTTTGTTAAAGAAAATTATTATATCGCTAAAGAAAATCAAAAAGTCGCTTGCGTGAATTACCCCAAACAAGGTAGAGACGGCCGTAACCTTAAAGGTCTTTATATTGAATTGCCTAAAGCGGCCAATTCGCCCACCCCTATAGGGCATGACAAAAACGCTTTTGAAGAAAGAGAAGAAAATAACGCTTTAGTGTATTACTCCAAAGCCTTACAAGGGGTTAAAATGGAAAAAGGGCGTTTGGTTTCTAAGCAAAATTTTATTTTTAAAAACGGGATCAAATCCATTGAAACGCCTAATCTTTTAGGGGGAGTGGAAAGCGCTCTAGTTTTAGAGATTCAAGCTAAAGATGAATTGAGCGATGCGATTGATTCTAACCTCATTTTAGAAGCGAGTGCGATTAACATTAAGGGCAATGTGGGCAAGAATGTGATCTTAGTGGCTAAAGAAATTACTATAGAGGGGCAAATCCACCCTGAAAGCTATGTCTATGCCAATAAAGCGCGTATCACTAACCATAAGGGCGTGTGCTACGCTAAAGAGTTTGAGTGCAAGTATTTAGAGCGTGCTAAAGTGTATGCCAATAGCGTTAAAGTGGAAGCGAGCGCGGGGAGCGTGGTCTATGCGAAAGAAATCGCTTTAGAAAAGCTTAAAAGCGATAACAAGCTGTATTTTTCCAAGCAATGTTTGATTGATGAGGTGGATGGCAATGGCAACCGCTTTATTTTTTACGCTTTTGGGGGGCGAGAAAACCAAGAAGAATTGAAAGCCGCTAAACAAAAACTCAATGCATTAGGGTTAAAATCTAAAAAAATCATCGCTCAGCACCAGTCCTTAAACCATTTAGTCAAAAACAATCAAGCCATCATGGAAAAGCTTAAAAATGCCACCGAAGAAATCAAACGCTCTTTAATGCAACAAGAAAGCGTGAAAGACGCTTATAGCGAGTTTATGTTTGCTTTAAAGCGTTTGAAAATCTTAAAAGCCCAAATGCTAGAATTGCAAAAAATCAACAACGAATGCTACGCTAAACTCATTAGCATAGAAAACAGCTTCCAGCATGCAAGCGTTATGACTAAAAACCCTTTCAAGCAAGAAAATATCGTGATCTACCATCGCAATTACCCTAAAGTGAGCAACTTGAGCGCTATGTTAAGCCATAATGAAAGCGTGAATGTGATCTATGAAGATCATAAAATCAAAAAAGTCCCTAAAAGTGCTATAAAAGGCTAG
- a CDS encoding NYN domain-containing protein, translating to MKANTIILVDWENFRRDIKQTKCVNYNIALDVIVTIRAFLLDDERISRIYFYTTPPFDFKHALWDKRNDTLQNEKNPGTEMKIFTSSDIEEILQSSGATKWEKIYSDVENFQHDLASLDQVELRLGRTKLHAIRVEFDGSYRALLEQKQVDMLMGLDIQRIAFKKIADRILIFSKDTDLIPALKLARDEGLRVDIADLSNRLSLLSQDLKYNSDKVRKLSSNEVKDKFFSIRENLTKTNWALN from the coding sequence ATGAAAGCAAACACAATCATACTAGTGGATTGGGAGAATTTCAGGCGCGATATTAAACAAACAAAATGCGTTAATTATAATATCGCTTTAGATGTTATCGTTACTATTAGGGCTTTTTTACTGGATGATGAGAGGATCAGTCGTATTTACTTTTATACCACCCCACCCTTTGATTTTAAACATGCGTTATGGGATAAGAGGAATGACACCCTCCAAAATGAAAAAAATCCGGGAACAGAAATGAAAATCTTCACAAGCAGCGACATTGAAGAGATCTTACAAAGCAGTGGAGCGACTAAATGGGAAAAGATTTATAGCGATGTGGAAAATTTCCAACACGATCTGGCTTCATTGGATCAAGTGGAATTGAGATTAGGGAGAACGAAATTGCATGCAATAAGAGTGGAGTTTGATGGGAGTTATAGGGCGTTATTAGAGCAAAAACAGGTGGATATGCTCATGGGTCTTGACATTCAAAGAATAGCCTTTAAAAAAATAGCTGATAGGATTCTTATATTTTCAAAAGATACTGATTTGATCCCAGCACTCAAATTAGCCAGAGATGAGGGGCTAAGGGTGGATATTGCCGATTTGTCTAACAGATTGTCTCTTCTTAGCCAGGATTTGAAATACAATTCTGATAAAGTGAGGAAATTGAGTAGTAACGAAGTCAAAGACAAGTTCTTTTCAATCAGAGAAAATCTCACTAAAACCAACTGGGCTTTAAACTAA
- a CDS encoding vacuolating cyotoxin family protein, whose protein sequence is MELQQTHCKINRPLVSLALVGTLVSITPQQSHAAFFTTVIIPAIVGGIATGTAVGTVSGLLGWGLKQAEEANKTPDKPDKVWRIQAGRGFNEFPNKEYDLYKSLLSSKIDGGWDWGNAARHYWVKGGQWNKLEVDMKDAVGTYKLSGLRNYTGGDLDVNMQKATLRLGQFNGNSFTSFKDSADRTTRVDFNAKNISIDNFLEINNRVGSGAGRKASSTVLTLQASEGITSSKNAEISLYDGATLNLASNSVKLMGNVWMGRLQYVGAYLAPSYSTINTSKVTGEAHFNHLTVGDKNAAQAGIIASKKTNISTLDLWQSAGLNIIAPPEGGYKDKPNNTNSQSGAKNDKNESAKNDKQDSNTQVINPPNSGQKTEIQPTQVIDGPFAGAKDTVVNINRINTNADGTIKVGGYTASLTTNAANLNIGKGGVNLSNQASGRSLLVENLTGNVTVDGALMVNNQVGGYALAGSSANFEFKAGVDTKNGTIAFNNNISLGRFVNLKASAHTVNFKDIDTGNGGFNTLDFSGVTNKVNINKLITASTNVAIKNFNINELLVKTNGISVGEYTNFSEDIGSQSRINTVRLETGTRSIYSGGVKFKGGEKLVINDFYYAPWNYFDARNIKNVEITNKLAFGPQGSPWGTAKLMFNNLTLGPNAVMDYSQFSNITIQGNFINNQGTINYLVRGGNIETLSVGNAAVMSFNNDIDSATGFYKPLIKINSAQDLIKNKEHVLLKAKIIGYENVSLGTNSISNVSLIEQFNERLALYNNNNRMDTCVVRNTDDIKACGMAIGNQAMVNNPDNYKYLIGKAWKNLGISKTANGSKISVRYLGNATTPTNPTDLPKNAENSTKNARFASYALIKNAPFAHATPNLVAINKHDFGTIESVFELANRSSDIDTLYANSGAKGRDLLQTLLIDSHDAGYARTMIDSTSTGEITKQLNAATDALNNIASLEHKTSGLQTLSLSNAMILNSRLVNLSRRHTNNIDSFAQRLQALKGQRFAALESAAEVLYQFAPKYEKPTNVWANAIGGASLNSGGNTSLYGTSAGVDAYLNEKVEAIVGGFGSYGYSSFSNQANSLNSGVNNANFGVYSRIFANRHEFDFEAQGAVGSDQSSLNFKSALLRDLNQSYNYLAYGAATRASYGYDFVFFRNALVLKPSVGVSYNHLGSTNFESNSTHKVALKNGASSQHLFNASANVEARYYYGDTSYFYMNAGVLQEFANFGSSNAVSLNTFKVNAARNPLNTHARVMMGGELQLAKEVFLNLGFIYLHNLISNASHFASNLGMRYSF, encoded by the coding sequence ATGGAATTACAACAAACACACTGCAAGATCAATCGCCCTCTAGTTTCTCTTGCTTTAGTAGGAACGTTGGTCAGCATCACACCGCAACAAAGTCATGCCGCCTTTTTTACAACCGTGATCATTCCAGCCATTGTTGGGGGTATCGCTACAGGCACCGCTGTAGGAACGGTCTCAGGGCTTCTTGGCTGGGGGCTCAAACAAGCCGAAGAAGCTAATAAAACCCCGGACAAACCCGATAAAGTTTGGCGCATTCAAGCAGGAAGAGGTTTTAATGAATTCCCTAACAAGGAATACGACTTATACAAATCCCTTTTATCCAGTAAGATTGATGGAGGTTGGGATTGGGGGAATGCCGCTAGGCATTATTGGGTCAAAGGCGGGCAATGGAACAAGCTTGAAGTGGATATGAAAGACGCTGTAGGGACTTATAAGCTTTCAGGGCTAAGAAACTACACTGGTGGGGATTTAGATGTGAATATGCAAAAAGCCACTTTGCGCTTAGGCCAATTCAATGGCAATTCTTTCACAAGCTTTAAAGATAGTGCTGATCGCACCACGAGAGTGGATTTCAACGCTAAAAATATCTCAATTGATAATTTTTTAGAAATCAATAATCGTGTGGGTTCTGGAGCCGGTAGAAAAGCCAGCTCTACGGTTTTAACTTTGCAAGCTTCAGAAGGGATCACTAGCAGTAAAAACGCTGAAATTTCTCTTTATGATGGCGCCACGCTTAATTTGGCTTCAAACAGCGTTAAATTAATGGGTAATGTGTGGATGGGCCGTTTGCAATATGTGGGAGCGTATTTGGCCCCTTCATACAGCACGATAAACACTTCAAAAGTGACAGGGGAAGCGCATTTTAACCATCTCACTGTGGGCGATAAAAACGCTGCTCAAGCAGGCATTATCGCTAGTAAAAAGACTAATATTAGCACATTGGATTTGTGGCAAAGTGCAGGGTTAAATATCATCGCCCCTCCAGAAGGTGGTTATAAGGATAAACCTAATAATACCAATTCTCAAAGTGGTGCTAAAAATGACAAAAATGAAAGCGCTAAAAACGACAAACAAGATAGTAACACTCAGGTCATTAACCCACCCAATAGCGGGCAAAAAACAGAAATCCAACCCACGCAAGTCATTGATGGGCCTTTTGCTGGAGCCAAAGACACGGTGGTCAATATCAACCGCATCAACACTAACGCTGATGGCACGATTAAAGTGGGAGGGTATACAGCTTCTCTTACCACCAATGCAGCTAATTTGAATATCGGCAAAGGCGGTGTCAATCTGTCCAATCAAGCGAGCGGGCGCTCTCTTTTAGTGGAAAATCTAACCGGGAATGTCACCGTTGATGGGGCTTTAATGGTGAATAATCAAGTGGGCGGTTATGCTTTGGCAGGCTCGAGCGCGAATTTTGAGTTTAAGGCTGGTGTGGATACCAAAAACGGCACAATCGCTTTTAATAACAATATCAGTCTGGGAAGATTTGTGAATTTAAAAGCGAGCGCTCATACGGTCAATTTTAAAGATATTGATACTGGTAATGGTGGTTTCAACACCTTAGACTTTAGTGGTGTTACAAACAAGGTCAATATCAACAAGCTCATTACAGCTTCCACTAATGTGGCCATTAAAAACTTCAACATTAATGAATTGTTGGTTAAAACCAATGGGATAAGTGTGGGGGAATACACTAATTTTAGCGAAGATATAGGCAGTCAATCGCGCATCAACACCGTGCGTTTGGAAACTGGCACTAGGTCAATCTATTCTGGGGGTGTTAAGTTTAAAGGCGGTGAAAAACTGGTTATCAATGATTTTTACTACGCCCCTTGGAATTATTTTGACGCCAGGAATATTAAAAATGTTGAAATCACCAACAAACTTGCTTTTGGGCCTCAAGGGAGCCCTTGGGGCACGGCAAAACTCATGTTTAATAATCTAACCCTAGGTCCCAATGCAGTCATGGATTATAGTCAATTTTCAAATATAACCATTCAGGGGAATTTTATTAACAATCAAGGCACTATCAATTATTTGGTTCGAGGCGGGAATATAGAAACCTTAAGCGTAGGCAATGCAGCAGTCATGAGTTTTAATAATGATATAGATAGTGCGACTGGATTTTACAAACCGCTTATCAAAATTAACAGCGCTCAAGATCTCATTAAAAATAAAGAACATGTCTTATTGAAAGCGAAAATCATCGGTTATGAAAATGTTTCTTTAGGCACTAACAGCATTAGTAATGTGAGTCTAATAGAACAATTCAACGAGCGCCTAGCCCTTTATAACAACAATAACCGCATGGATACTTGTGTGGTGCGAAATACCGATGACATTAAAGCATGCGGGATGGCTATCGGCAATCAAGCCATGGTGAATAACCCTGACAATTACAAGTATCTTATCGGTAAGGCATGGAAAAATTTAGGTATCAGTAAAACGGCTAATGGCTCTAAAATCTCTGTGCGTTATTTAGGTAATGCTACAACACCTACTAATCCTACAGATTTACCCAAAAACGCTGAAAACAGCACTAAAAATGCGCGTTTCGCTAGCTACGCTCTTATAAAGAACGCTCCTTTCGCTCACGCCACTCCTAATTTAGTCGCTATCAATAAGCATGATTTTGGCACTATTGAAAGCGTGTTTGAATTGGCTAACCGCTCTAGCGATATTGACACGCTTTATGCTAACTCAGGTGCAAAAGGTAGGGATCTCTTACAAACCTTATTGATTGATAGCCATGATGCGGGTTATGCCAGAACCATGATTGATTCCACAAGCACTGGTGAAATCACCAAGCAATTGAATGCGGCCACTGACGCTTTAAACAACATAGCCAGTTTAGAGCATAAGACAAGCGGCTTACAAACTTTGAGCTTGAGCAATGCGATGATTTTAAATTCTCGTTTAGTCAATCTCTCCAGGAGGCACACCAACAATATTGACTCGTTCGCCCAACGCTTACAAGCTTTAAAAGGCCAAAGATTCGCTGCTTTAGAAAGCGCGGCAGAAGTGTTGTATCAATTTGCCCCTAAATATGAAAAACCCACCAATGTTTGGGCTAACGCTATTGGAGGAGCGAGCCTAAATAGCGGTGGCAACACTTCATTGTATGGCACAAGCGCAGGCGTAGATGCTTACCTTAATGAGAAAGTGGAAGCCATTGTGGGCGGATTTGGAAGCTATGGTTATAGCTCTTTTAGTAACCAAGCGAACTCTCTTAACTCTGGGGTCAATAACGCTAATTTTGGCGTGTATAGCCGTATCTTTGCTAACCGGCATGAATTTGATTTTGAAGCTCAAGGAGCTGTAGGGAGTGATCAATCAAGCTTGAATTTCAAAAGCGCTTTATTGCGAGATTTGAATCAAAGCTATAATTACTTAGCCTATGGCGCTGCAACAAGAGCGAGCTATGGTTATGACTTTGTGTTTTTTAGGAACGCTTTAGTGTTAAAACCAAGCGTGGGCGTGAGCTATAACCATTTAGGTTCAACCAACTTTGAAAGCAACAGCACCCATAAAGTGGCTTTAAAAAATGGTGCAAGCAGTCAGCATTTATTCAACGCTAGTGCTAATGTGGAAGCGCGTTATTATTATGGGGACACTTCATACTTCTATATGAATGCTGGAGTTTTACAAGAATTTGCTAATTTTGGTTCTAGCAATGCGGTGTCTTTAAACACCTTTAAAGTGAATGCCGCTCGCAATCCTTTAAATACCCATGCTAGAGTGATGATGGGTGGGGAATTGCAATTGGCTAAAGAAGTGTTTTTGAATTTGGGCTTTATTTATTTACACAACTTGATTTCCAATGCAAGCCATTTCGCTTCCAATTTAGGAATGAGGTATAGTTTCTAA
- the murJ gene encoding murein biosynthesis integral membrane protein MurJ — MLKKIFLTNSLGILCSRVFGFLRDLMMANILGAGVYSDIFFVAFKLPNLFRRIFAEGSFSQSFLPGFIRSSIKGSFASLVGLIFCGVLLVWCLLVALNPLWLTKLLAYGFNEETLKLCAPIVAINFWYLLLVFITTFLGALLQYKHSFFASAYSASLLNLCMILALFISKEKTHLEALYYLSYGVLLGGVAQILLHFYPLVKLGLWALLFKGLLGFKTKNALKKEYRLNRAKRDLKGFFKQFFPSVLGNSSAQIASFLDTTIASFLASGSVSYLYYANRVFQLPLALFAIAISSTLFPSIAIALKNNQQDLILQRLQKAWFFLVGVLLFCSIGGIMLNKEITELLFERGQFSPKDTLITSQVFSLYLLGLLPFGLTKLFSLWLYAKLEQKKAAKISLISLFLGLVASLSLMPLLGVLGLALANSLSGLFLFVLTIKAFGFQPFLGIIKNLKLWLVILFLACVEILLLLAFKSWVTHLHLFYYFQGF, encoded by the coding sequence ATGCTAAAAAAAATATTTTTAACGAATAGCTTAGGGATTTTATGCTCTAGGGTTTTTGGCTTTTTACGGGATTTGATGATGGCTAATATTCTAGGGGCTGGGGTGTATAGCGATATTTTCTTTGTGGCTTTCAAATTGCCTAATTTATTCAGGCGTATTTTTGCGGAGGGCTCTTTTTCTCAAAGCTTTTTACCGGGCTTCATACGAAGTTCTATTAAAGGGAGCTTTGCGAGTTTAGTGGGGCTTATTTTTTGTGGTGTTTTATTGGTATGGTGCTTATTGGTGGCATTAAACCCCTTATGGCTCACCAAACTCCTCGCTTATGGCTTTAATGAAGAAACGCTCAAACTCTGCGCTCCTATTGTAGCGATCAATTTTTGGTATCTTTTATTGGTGTTTATCACCACTTTTTTAGGTGCGCTTTTACAATACAAACACAGCTTTTTTGCCAGCGCTTATAGCGCAAGCTTACTCAATTTATGCATGATTTTAGCCCTTTTTATTTCTAAAGAAAAAACGCATTTAGAAGCGTTGTATTATTTGAGCTATGGCGTGCTTTTAGGAGGTGTGGCTCAAATTTTATTACACTTTTATCCTTTAGTGAAATTAGGCTTATGGGCTTTATTATTTAAAGGGTTGTTGGGCTTTAAAACTAAAAACGCGCTCAAAAAAGAATATCGTTTGAATCGGGCTAAAAGGGATTTGAAAGGGTTTTTCAAGCAATTCTTCCCCAGCGTCTTAGGCAATTCTAGCGCTCAAATCGCTTCTTTTTTAGACACCACGATAGCCTCTTTTCTAGCGAGCGGGAGCGTGTCTTATTTGTATTACGCTAATAGAGTTTTTCAGCTCCCTTTAGCTTTATTCGCTATCGCTATCTCTAGCACCCTTTTCCCTAGCATTGCGATCGCACTTAAAAACAATCAGCAGGATTTAATCTTACAGCGCTTGCAAAAGGCGTGGTTTTTTTTGGTGGGGGTTTTGCTCTTTTGCAGCATTGGAGGGATAATGTTAAATAAAGAAATCACAGAGCTTTTATTTGAAAGAGGGCAATTTAGCCCTAAAGACACCTTAATCACTTCGCAAGTCTTTTCGCTCTATCTTTTAGGCTTACTCCCTTTTGGGCTAACCAAACTCTTTTCTTTATGGCTTTATGCGAAATTAGAACAAAAAAAAGCGGCTAAAATCTCTTTAATTTCGCTTTTTTTAGGTTTAGTGGCTTCTTTGAGTTTAATGCCTTTGTTAGGGGTTTTAGGTTTGGCTTTAGCGAATAGTTTGAGCGGGTTATTTTTATTTGTTTTAACGATAAAAGCGTTTGGCTTTCAACCATTCTTGGGTATAATTAAAAATTTAAAATTATGGCTTGTAATCCTTTTCCTCGCTTGCGTGGAAATCTTATTACTCTTAGCGTTCAAATCGTGGGTTACACATTTACATTTATTTTATTATTTTCAAGGTTTTTAA
- the ruvA gene encoding Holliday junction branch migration protein RuvA — MIVGLIGVVEKISALEVHIEVQGVVYGVQVSMRTSALLQAGQKARLKILQVIKEDAHLLYGFLEESEKILFERLLKINGVGGRIALAILSSFSPNEFENIIATKEVKRLQQVPGIGKKLADKIMVDLIGFFIQDETSPARNEVFLALESLGFKSVEINKVLKTLKPNLSTEAAIKEALQQLRS; from the coding sequence ATGATAGTGGGTTTGATAGGGGTTGTGGAAAAAATCTCCGCTTTAGAAGTGCATATAGAAGTGCAAGGGGTTGTTTATGGGGTGCAAGTTTCTATGCGAACTTCTGCTTTGCTTCAAGCGGGCCAAAAGGCGCGTTTGAAAATCTTACAAGTAATTAAAGAAGATGCACATCTTTTATACGGGTTTTTAGAAGAGAGCGAAAAAATTCTCTTTGAAAGGCTTTTAAAAATCAATGGGGTAGGGGGGCGTATCGCTTTGGCCATTCTTTCAAGCTTTTCGCCGAATGAATTTGAAAACATTATCGCCACTAAAGAAGTCAAAAGACTCCAGCAAGTCCCAGGCATAGGCAAAAAGCTCGCTGATAAGATCATGGTGGATTTGATTGGCTTTTTCATTCAAGATGAAACCAGCCCTGCACGCAATGAAGTCTTTTTAGCCTTAGAGAGTTTGGGCTTTAAAAGCGTTGAAATCAATAAAGTTTTAAAAACCCTAAAACCCAATCTCAGCACCGAAGCAGCGATTAAAGAAGCCTTACAGCAACTGCGTTCTTAA